A window of the Proteus terrae subsp. cibarius genome harbors these coding sequences:
- the mrdA gene encoding peptidoglycan DD-transpeptidase MrdA, with product MKRKKRTPFRDYTAESKLFIRRVIVAFSVIIILSGVLVFNLNHLQIARHDDYQTRSNDNRIKLVPIAPSRGIIYDRKGIPLALNRTIYQLEIVPEKVVNLQETLESLRDVVDLTDEDIAAFEKERKRSRRFSSIALKTTLSQVQVARFAINQYRYPGLEIKGYQRRYYPYGSALTHVIGYVAKINDKDVERLDKEGLSPNYAATHDIGKLGIERYYESTLHGTTGYEEVEVNSRGRVIRQLHEQPPQAGKDIYLTIDLELQTYIETLLTTSRAAVVVTDPRNGEILALVSNPSYDPNLFVGGISNTEYQGLLNNPDRPLINRTTQGLYPPASTVKPFMSVAALSEGVITANTTIHDPGWWQLPGSEKRYRDWKRWGHGKLNVTKSIVESADTFFYQVAYDMGIDRISTWMGRFGYGEYTGIDLSEERNGIMPTREWKQQRYKKPWYQGDTIPVGIGQGYWTATPIQMAKALMTLINDGQVKTPHLLYGTKLGNEMLPYVDTETRQIGDINSGYWELAKHGMYGVANFPNGTGRRSFADAPYKIAAKSGTAQVFSYETYNASQLAEHLRDHKLMIAFAPYDKPTVAISIILENGGAGPSVGDITRQILDHILLGDNNTVLPVSPPAPRGSEE from the coding sequence ATGAAAAGAAAAAAACGTACCCCGTTTCGAGATTATACTGCGGAATCAAAGCTATTTATCCGACGTGTAATTGTCGCATTTTCAGTAATTATTATATTGAGTGGTGTTTTGGTTTTTAACCTCAATCACTTACAGATCGCTCGCCATGATGATTATCAGACACGTTCAAATGATAACAGAATTAAATTAGTACCGATCGCTCCCAGCAGAGGCATTATTTACGATCGCAAAGGTATCCCTCTTGCGCTCAATCGTACTATCTACCAATTAGAAATTGTGCCTGAAAAGGTAGTAAACTTACAAGAAACTCTGGAAAGCTTAAGGGATGTTGTTGACTTAACTGACGAAGATATTGCTGCATTTGAGAAAGAGCGCAAGCGCTCACGTCGATTTAGCTCTATCGCCTTAAAAACAACATTAAGCCAAGTACAAGTTGCTCGTTTCGCTATCAACCAATATCGCTATCCCGGTTTAGAAATCAAAGGCTATCAACGTCGTTATTATCCTTATGGTTCAGCATTGACGCATGTAATTGGTTACGTCGCAAAAATTAATGATAAAGATGTTGAACGTCTTGATAAAGAAGGTTTATCACCTAACTATGCTGCAACTCATGATATTGGTAAGTTAGGCATCGAACGTTATTATGAGTCTACTTTGCACGGCACAACAGGCTATGAAGAGGTTGAAGTTAATAGCCGTGGTCGAGTTATTCGCCAATTGCACGAACAACCGCCACAAGCAGGTAAAGATATTTATCTTACCATCGACCTTGAACTGCAAACCTATATTGAAACATTACTCACTACAAGCCGAGCTGCGGTTGTAGTAACCGATCCTCGCAATGGTGAAATTTTAGCACTGGTATCAAACCCAAGTTACGATCCAAACTTATTTGTTGGTGGGATTTCAAATACTGAGTATCAAGGATTACTAAACAACCCGGATAGACCACTGATCAACCGAACAACTCAGGGGCTTTATCCACCTGCATCAACCGTGAAACCCTTTATGTCTGTTGCAGCATTGAGTGAAGGTGTAATTACAGCCAATACAACAATTCATGATCCCGGCTGGTGGCAACTCCCTGGCTCCGAAAAACGTTATCGAGATTGGAAACGTTGGGGACATGGAAAACTTAATGTCACAAAATCTATCGTAGAATCTGCGGATACCTTCTTCTACCAAGTTGCTTATGATATGGGAATTGATCGTATATCAACTTGGATGGGCCGCTTTGGCTATGGCGAATATACAGGTATTGATCTCTCTGAAGAGCGTAATGGCATCATGCCAACACGAGAGTGGAAACAGCAACGTTATAAAAAGCCTTGGTATCAAGGTGACACGATCCCAGTAGGTATTGGGCAAGGTTATTGGACAGCAACGCCAATTCAAATGGCGAAAGCTTTAATGACATTGATTAATGACGGTCAAGTTAAAACCCCTCACCTACTTTACGGTACCAAACTAGGCAATGAAATGTTGCCTTATGTTGATACTGAAACCCGCCAAATTGGCGATATCAACTCAGGTTATTGGGAACTAGCAAAACACGGTATGTATGGTGTGGCTAACTTCCCGAATGGCACAGGTCGCCGAAGTTTTGCTGATGCACCTTATAAAATAGCAGCAAAATCGGGAACTGCGCAGGTGTTTAGTTACGAAACCTACAATGCTAGCCAATTGGCAGAACATCTTCGTGACCACAAATTGATGATTGCCTTTGCGCCTTATGATAAGCCAACTGTAGCCATCTCTATTATCCTAGAAAATGGTGGTGCAGGCCCTTCTGTCGGTGATATTACAAGACAAATTCTTGACCACATTCTCCTTGGTGATAACAACACTGTATTGCCAGTATCTCCACCAGCACCACGTGGTTCAGAGGAATAA
- the rlmH gene encoding 23S rRNA (pseudouridine(1915)-N(3))-methyltransferase RlmH: MKLQLIAVGTKMPDWIQTGFMDYLNRFPKDMPLELIEIPAGKRGKNADIKRILEKEGEQMLAAVGKGNRIVTLDIPGARWDTPKLAEQLDRWKLDGRNVSLLIGGPEGLAPACKAAAEQSWSLSPLTMPHPLVRVVVAESLYRAWSITTNHPYHRE; encoded by the coding sequence TTGAAATTACAGCTCATTGCCGTTGGTACAAAAATGCCGGACTGGATACAGACCGGCTTTATGGATTATCTTAATCGATTCCCCAAAGATATGCCTTTAGAACTTATCGAGATCCCTGCAGGCAAGCGAGGAAAGAATGCGGATATTAAACGTATTCTCGAAAAAGAAGGTGAACAGATGTTAGCTGCAGTAGGTAAAGGAAATCGTATCGTCACTCTCGATATTCCTGGCGCTCGCTGGGATACGCCAAAACTTGCAGAACAACTTGATCGATGGAAGCTTGATGGTAGAAATGTCAGTTTACTCATTGGTGGCCCGGAAGGATTAGCACCCGCTTGTAAAGCAGCAGCTGAACAAAGCTGGTCTTTATCTCCTTTAACAATGCCACATCCCCTTGTTCGTGTTGTGGTTGCAGAAAGCCTTTATCGAGCATGGAGCATTACCACAAACCATCCTTATCATCGTGAATAA
- the rsfS gene encoding ribosome silencing factor encodes MILLQGSELQQFIIDKLEDSKAQDIIALDVRGKSSVTDYMIICTGTSSRHLMSVADNLVDDCREAGLQPLGVEGQGVSDWIVVDLGEAMVHVMQEDSRRMYELEKLWS; translated from the coding sequence GTGATCCTTTTGCAAGGTTCTGAATTACAGCAATTTATTATTGATAAACTTGAAGATTCTAAAGCTCAAGACATTATTGCATTAGATGTCCGCGGAAAATCAAGTGTAACTGATTACATGATTATTTGTACAGGTACCTCAAGCAGACACCTCATGTCAGTTGCAGATAATCTCGTTGATGATTGCCGCGAAGCGGGATTACAACCTTTAGGTGTTGAAGGACAAGGCGTTTCTGACTGGATTGTCGTTGACCTTGGTGAAGCCATGGTACACGTTATGCAAGAAGATAGTCGCCGTATGTACGAACTTGAAAAACTCTGGAGCTGA
- a CDS encoding YbgA family protein, whose translation MERKVNYLGISSEIMSNTNHQLQEKLALLCDTVQAEKIGIMQIEAQNRDNLLPLYGYIGKKGDSLSSPPNFTLPQLNIDQFLQPIVLDHFLTQFFTLFDYQQQVNQSLTKGALVKFHSRYKYLIMAYSQVAYRELGHDIANFSDSIPLEEVASKYQGKLMKALSVAANREGQTNALMHMAGYFKRDLNSQQKQEMTQTILQYRQGIVPLSKPYDLLKYWLTVYPDEYLNHQRYFSPYPFAFNYLREQL comes from the coding sequence ATGGAAAGAAAAGTGAATTATCTCGGGATATCTTCAGAAATTATGAGTAACACTAATCACCAATTACAAGAAAAGTTAGCATTGCTTTGCGATACTGTTCAGGCGGAAAAGATAGGTATTATGCAGATAGAGGCTCAAAATAGAGATAATCTATTGCCACTTTATGGTTATATCGGAAAAAAAGGAGACAGCCTTTCCTCACCCCCAAATTTTACTTTACCTCAATTAAATATTGATCAATTTTTACAACCTATTGTTCTAGACCATTTTCTTACCCAATTTTTCACACTATTTGATTACCAACAACAGGTTAATCAATCATTAACTAAAGGGGCTTTGGTTAAATTTCATAGCCGATATAAATATTTAATTATGGCTTATTCACAAGTGGCTTATCGAGAGTTGGGGCATGATATTGCTAATTTTTCTGATTCCATTCCCCTTGAAGAAGTTGCATCGAAATATCAGGGAAAGCTAATGAAGGCATTGAGTGTTGCAGCAAATAGAGAAGGGCAAACTAATGCGTTAATGCATATGGCTGGGTATTTTAAGCGGGATCTAAACTCACAACAAAAACAAGAAATGACACAGACAATTTTACAATATCGTCAAGGTATCGTGCCTTTATCTAAACCTTATGATTTACTCAAATATTGGTTAACTGTTTATCCTGATGAGTATTTGAACCATCAACGCTATTTTTCACCTTATCCCTTCGCTTTTAATTATTTAAGAGAGCAACTTTAG
- the nadD gene encoding nicotinate-nucleotide adenylyltransferase: protein MPKINPSTPLINQAIALYGGTFDPIHYGHLRPVEALSGLIGLKEVIWLPNNIPPHRPQPEASSQQRLEMVRLALEPYSSFTVDTRELEKPTPSYTIETLRDFRKEIGDKQPLAFIIGQDSLLSINTWHQWEDLLEVCHLLVCARPGYQTHFDSAQMQKWLTKHQTHQQEDIHCLPAGKIFLADTPLYNISATDIRARHKAGLDCHDLLPNSVEDYIRQQQLYK from the coding sequence ATGCCTAAAATCAATCCCTCAACACCTTTAATTAACCAAGCCATTGCTTTATATGGTGGTACATTTGATCCTATTCATTATGGGCATTTGCGTCCTGTTGAAGCTCTTTCCGGATTAATTGGTTTAAAAGAAGTGATTTGGTTACCTAACAATATTCCTCCTCATCGTCCTCAACCAGAGGCCTCTTCTCAACAACGTCTTGAGATGGTACGTCTGGCTCTTGAGCCATATTCTTCATTTACAGTCGATACTCGTGAACTTGAGAAGCCAACACCTTCTTATACTATTGAGACATTAAGAGACTTCAGAAAAGAAATCGGCGATAAACAACCCTTGGCTTTTATTATTGGTCAAGATTCATTACTTTCGATTAACACATGGCACCAATGGGAAGATCTGCTCGAAGTATGCCATTTACTAGTTTGCGCCCGCCCTGGTTATCAAACACATTTCGACTCAGCGCAAATGCAAAAATGGCTGACCAAACATCAAACTCATCAGCAAGAAGATATTCACTGTTTACCTGCGGGTAAAATATTTCTGGCTGATACGCCTCTTTATAATATATCAGCAACAGATATTCGTGCTCGTCACAAAGCAGGTTTAGATTGTCACGATTTACTACCTAACTCTGTTGAAGACTATATTCGCCAGCAACAACTCTATAAATAA
- the holA gene encoding DNA polymerase III subunit delta — MIRLYPEQLNAQLQEGLRQSYLLWGNEPLLLQESQDAIQSVAKSQGFVEHYQFTLDNNTDWNEIYSLCQSLSLFSQRQSLLLHLPENGPNAAMSEKLTRLSQELHQDLLLILRGNKLTKAQENSEWFKTLSQHGTYVSCLTPELDKLPNWVARRAKQKGLALDEQGNQLLCYCYEGNLLALAQAIERLSLLYPDGKLTLPRVEAAVNDASHFTPYHWVDALLAGKTQRAWHILQQLKREDSEPVILLRTLQRELMQLITLHRESKTASLKTIFDKHRIWQNRRPIFTAALQRLSEHQLLTAIRLLATIEITIKQDYGQTVWPSLSALGLLLCGKALPEGFVSHA, encoded by the coding sequence ATGATCCGCTTATATCCAGAACAACTGAATGCGCAGCTCCAAGAGGGGCTGCGCCAAAGTTACCTACTCTGGGGTAATGAACCTCTGTTACTCCAAGAGTCTCAAGATGCTATTCAATCCGTTGCTAAATCCCAAGGATTTGTCGAACATTATCAATTTACCCTTGATAATAATACGGACTGGAATGAAATTTACTCGCTTTGTCAATCGCTAAGCCTTTTTTCTCAAAGACAATCTCTTCTACTGCATTTGCCTGAAAATGGCCCCAATGCAGCGATGTCAGAGAAACTTACTCGCCTATCTCAAGAATTACATCAAGACTTATTGTTGATTTTACGTGGCAATAAACTCACAAAAGCACAAGAAAACAGTGAATGGTTTAAAACATTAAGCCAACATGGAACCTATGTTTCTTGTCTGACACCTGAGCTTGATAAATTACCTAATTGGGTTGCGCGGCGAGCAAAACAAAAAGGGTTAGCGCTGGATGAACAAGGTAATCAATTACTTTGCTATTGTTATGAAGGAAATTTATTGGCACTAGCACAAGCCATTGAGCGTCTTTCTCTGTTATATCCTGACGGTAAGCTAACGCTCCCAAGAGTAGAAGCTGCAGTCAATGACGCGTCACATTTTACCCCTTATCACTGGGTTGATGCTTTACTGGCCGGGAAAACACAACGTGCATGGCATATTTTGCAACAACTCAAAAGAGAAGACTCTGAACCTGTTATTTTACTCAGAACTTTACAACGTGAGTTAATGCAGTTGATTACGCTACATCGAGAATCTAAAACGGCTTCGTTAAAAACGATTTTTGATAAACATCGAATTTGGCAAAACCGACGCCCAATATTCACAGCAGCACTACAACGTTTATCTGAACATCAATTGCTGACAGCAATACGATTACTTGCAACAATTGAAATTACTATTAAACAAGATTATGGACAGACAGTTTGGCCTTCTCTTAGTGCTCTGGGTTTATTACTTTGTGGAAAAGCATTGCCGGAAGGATTTGTAAGTCATGCCTAA
- the lptE gene encoding LPS assembly lipoprotein LptE, giving the protein MRYLLSLFFGLAVLITAGCGFHLQGKTQVPAELKTLYLSSGDPYGPLSRVMRQQLRLSGVQLVENPTANIPILKIVGSSESKETVSVYQDGKSAERQLTFVLDAQVIMPDGTIYPISSQVSRPFFDNPLEALAKDAENDIIKQEMREQATAILVRKLLVVHNAERQKSAQAEQAKQIISPAK; this is encoded by the coding sequence GTGCGATATCTACTTTCGCTATTTTTCGGTTTAGCGGTGTTAATCACCGCTGGCTGTGGTTTTCACCTTCAAGGTAAAACTCAGGTTCCAGCAGAATTAAAAACGCTTTATCTTAGCTCTGGTGACCCTTATGGCCCATTATCTCGTGTAATGCGTCAACAACTTAGACTGAGTGGTGTTCAGCTTGTTGAAAATCCAACGGCAAATATCCCTATTTTAAAAATTGTCGGTTCATCAGAAAGTAAAGAGACCGTTTCTGTGTATCAAGACGGTAAATCAGCAGAACGTCAATTAACATTTGTGCTTGATGCACAAGTGATTATGCCTGATGGTACGATTTACCCAATTTCATCACAGGTTTCACGTCCATTCTTTGATAACCCATTAGAAGCATTAGCGAAAGATGCTGAAAATGACATTATCAAGCAAGAGATGCGTGAACAAGCGACAGCAATATTAGTGCGTAAATTATTAGTTGTTCACAATGCTGAACGGCAAAAGAGTGCACAAGCTGAGCAGGCAAAACAGATAATCTCACCCGCCAAATGA
- the leuS gene encoding leucine--tRNA ligase: protein MQEQYRPEDIEQTIQEHWEKNNTFKVTEDNNKEKYYCLSMLPYPSGRLHMGHVRNYTIGDVISRYQRMLGKNVLQPIGWDAFGLPAEGAAVKNNTAPAPWTYENINYMKNQLKKLGFGYDWDREVTTCTPEYYRWEQWFFTKLYEKGLVYKKTSAVNWCPHDLTVLANEQVIDGCCWRCDTPVERKEIPQWFIKITEYAEELLNDLDTLDEWPEQVKTMQRNWIGRSEGVEIKFDVADSDDTMTVYTTRPDTFMGVTYVAVAAGHPLAQKAAQNNPEVQHFIDECRNMKMAEADMATMEKKGIATGLYAIHPLTKEKVAIWVANFVLMEYGTGAVMAVPGHDERDWEFATKYNLPIKAVIADAEGNQPDLSEGALTEKNSLINSGEFSGLDNQSGFNAIADKLAQMGVGERKVNYRLRDWGVSRQRYWGAPIPMATLEDGTVVPVPEDQLPVILPEDVKMDGITSPIKADPEWAKTTINGQPALRETDTFDTFMESSWYYARYTCPDYDKGMLDPKAANYWLPVDWYIGGIEHAIMHLMYFRFFHKLMRDAGLVNSDEPAKRLLCQGMVLADAFYHTGEDGARHWVSPAEAIVERDEKNRIIKATDSEGHELTYAGMSKMSKSKNNGIDPQTMVERYGADTVRLFMMFAAPPELTLEWQESSVEGANRFLRRLWRLVHEHTQKGATQSLDLSALTEEQKDLRRDLHKTIAKVSDDVGRRLAFNTAIAAIMELMNKLTRATQETEQDRALMQEALEAIVRMLSPIIPHACFVMWQALGGKEDVDVAPWPVADEEAMIDDTKLIIVQVNGKVRGRVTVPANSEKEYVQEMATKEYSVAKYLEDVTIRKVIYVPGKLLNIVIG, encoded by the coding sequence ATGCAAGAACAATATCGTCCCGAAGATATAGAGCAAACTATCCAGGAACACTGGGAAAAGAACAATACATTTAAAGTGACAGAAGATAATAACAAAGAAAAATATTACTGCCTGTCAATGCTACCTTATCCTTCTGGCCGACTTCACATGGGACACGTCCGCAACTATACCATTGGTGACGTGATTTCCCGTTATCAACGTATGCTAGGTAAAAACGTCTTACAACCTATCGGTTGGGATGCGTTCGGTTTACCTGCAGAAGGTGCCGCAGTAAAAAATAACACCGCTCCAGCGCCATGGACTTACGAAAATATCAATTATATGAAAAACCAGTTAAAAAAACTGGGTTTTGGTTATGATTGGGATCGTGAAGTCACTACTTGTACTCCAGAATATTATCGCTGGGAACAGTGGTTCTTTACTAAGTTATATGAAAAAGGCTTAGTTTATAAAAAGACCTCTGCTGTTAACTGGTGCCCACACGACTTAACCGTTTTAGCCAACGAACAAGTTATTGATGGCTGTTGCTGGCGTTGTGATACCCCTGTTGAACGTAAAGAAATTCCACAGTGGTTTATCAAAATTACCGAGTATGCTGAAGAGCTGTTAAACGATTTAGATACGTTAGATGAATGGCCTGAACAAGTTAAAACCATGCAACGTAACTGGATTGGTCGCTCTGAAGGTGTCGAAATTAAATTTGATGTTGCTGATAGCGACGACACAATGACCGTTTATACAACGCGTCCAGACACATTTATGGGTGTCACTTATGTTGCAGTTGCAGCAGGTCACCCATTAGCGCAAAAAGCCGCTCAAAATAACCCTGAAGTTCAACACTTCATTGATGAATGCCGTAACATGAAAATGGCAGAAGCCGATATGGCAACAATGGAGAAAAAAGGAATTGCAACAGGCCTTTATGCTATTCATCCATTAACTAAAGAGAAAGTCGCCATTTGGGTTGCTAACTTTGTATTAATGGAATACGGCACAGGTGCTGTAATGGCGGTTCCAGGTCATGATGAACGTGACTGGGAATTTGCAACTAAATACAATTTACCAATTAAAGCTGTTATTGCAGATGCTGAAGGTAATCAACCTGACTTATCTGAAGGTGCATTAACCGAGAAAAATAGCCTAATTAACTCTGGTGAGTTCTCTGGATTAGACAACCAATCTGGCTTTAACGCAATTGCAGATAAACTGGCACAAATGGGTGTTGGTGAGCGTAAAGTTAACTACCGTTTACGTGACTGGGGTGTTTCTCGTCAACGTTACTGGGGTGCGCCAATTCCAATGGCTACTTTAGAAGATGGCACTGTTGTTCCTGTCCCTGAAGATCAACTGCCTGTGATCCTGCCAGAAGATGTAAAAATGGACGGGATCACCAGTCCAATCAAAGCAGATCCTGAGTGGGCAAAAACCACAATCAATGGTCAACCAGCACTACGTGAAACTGATACTTTCGACACCTTTATGGAATCTTCTTGGTATTATGCTCGTTATACCTGCCCAGATTACGATAAAGGTATGTTAGATCCAAAAGCAGCTAATTATTGGTTACCTGTTGACTGGTATATTGGCGGTATTGAACACGCCATCATGCACTTAATGTATTTCCGCTTCTTCCATAAACTGATGCGTGATGCAGGTTTAGTGAACTCTGATGAACCAGCAAAACGCTTACTGTGTCAAGGCATGGTATTAGCTGATGCCTTCTACCACACTGGTGAAGATGGTGCTCGTCATTGGGTATCTCCAGCTGAAGCTATCGTTGAACGCGATGAGAAAAACCGCATCATTAAAGCAACTGACAGTGAAGGTCATGAACTGACTTATGCTGGCATGAGCAAAATGTCTAAATCTAAAAATAACGGTATCGACCCACAAACGATGGTTGAACGTTATGGTGCAGATACCGTTCGTTTATTTATGATGTTTGCTGCTCCACCAGAATTAACTCTGGAATGGCAGGAATCTAGCGTTGAAGGTGCAAACCGTTTCTTACGTCGTTTATGGCGTTTAGTTCACGAGCACACTCAAAAAGGAGCGACACAGTCTCTTGATCTTTCTGCACTAACAGAAGAACAAAAAGATTTGCGTCGTGACTTACATAAAACGATTGCGAAAGTATCTGATGACGTAGGTCGTCGTTTAGCCTTTAATACCGCAATTGCCGCCATTATGGAGTTAATGAATAAATTAACTCGTGCAACACAAGAAACAGAACAAGATCGTGCTTTAATGCAAGAAGCATTAGAAGCCATTGTTCGTATGCTTTCTCCAATCATCCCTCATGCTTGTTTTGTTATGTGGCAGGCATTAGGTGGAAAAGAGGACGTTGATGTTGCACCATGGCCTGTTGCTGATGAAGAAGCAATGATTGATGACACCAAGCTGATCATCGTTCAAGTGAATGGTAAAGTACGCGGTCGAGTCACTGTTCCGGCTAATTCAGAAAAAGAATATGTTCAGGAAATGGCGACAAAAGAGTACAGTGTTGCTAAATACTTGGAAGATGTGACTATTCGTAAAGTCATCTATGTTCCAGGAAAATTACTGAACATCGTTATTGGCTGA
- a CDS encoding amino acid ABC transporter ATP-binding protein has product MISLKDVSKWYGQFQVLTECSTEVKKGEVVVVCGPSGSGKSTLIKTVNGLEPIQQGEILVNEIKVNDKHTDLAKLRAKVGMVFQHFELFPHLSIIENLTLAQVKVLNREKTAAKEKGLKLLERVGLSNHANKYPAQLSGGQQQRVAIARALCMDPIAMLFDEPTSALDPEMINEVLDVMVELANEGMTMMVVTHEMGFAKKVADRIIFMDEGRIVEDRPKNDFFDNPKSDRAKDFLAKILH; this is encoded by the coding sequence ATGATTTCCCTAAAAGACGTATCCAAATGGTATGGTCAGTTTCAAGTACTGACTGAATGTTCCACTGAAGTTAAAAAGGGGGAAGTTGTTGTTGTCTGTGGGCCTTCTGGATCAGGTAAATCAACACTGATCAAAACAGTGAATGGCTTAGAGCCTATACAACAAGGCGAGATCCTTGTTAATGAAATAAAAGTAAATGATAAACATACAGACCTTGCTAAATTACGAGCAAAAGTGGGTATGGTATTCCAACATTTTGAACTCTTCCCTCACCTCTCTATTATTGAAAATCTTACACTGGCACAAGTTAAAGTGCTTAATAGAGAGAAAACTGCCGCAAAAGAGAAAGGGTTAAAACTATTAGAACGTGTAGGATTATCAAACCATGCTAATAAATACCCAGCCCAGCTTTCAGGTGGTCAGCAACAACGCGTCGCCATTGCTCGCGCATTATGCATGGATCCGATTGCAATGTTGTTTGATGAACCCACATCAGCACTTGATCCTGAAATGATTAATGAAGTGCTTGATGTAATGGTAGAACTGGCAAATGAAGGTATGACGATGATGGTAGTAACCCATGAAATGGGGTTCGCTAAAAAAGTTGCCGACCGTATTATTTTTATGGATGAAGGTAGAATTGTGGAAGATAGACCTAAAAATGACTTTTTTGATAATCCAAAATCAGATAGAGCAAAAGATTTCCTCGCTAAAATTCTGCACTAA
- the gltK gene encoding glutamate/aspartate ABC transporter permease GltK, translated as MYEFDWSSVVPSLPFLVDGMAITLKITITAIVVGILWGTVLAVMRLSTFKPISWFAAAYVNTFRSIPLVMVLLWFYLIVPNILQNVLGLSPKSDIRLISAMIAFSLFEAAYYSEIIRAGIQSVSKGQFSASLALGMTKSQTMRLVILPQAFRAMIPLLLTQGIVLFQDTSLVYVLSLTDFFRTAANIGERDGTQVEMILFAGFVYFVISFAASMLVNFLKKRTT; from the coding sequence ATGTACGAATTTGACTGGAGTTCTGTTGTTCCGAGCCTACCATTTTTAGTCGATGGAATGGCTATCACACTAAAAATCACTATCACCGCTATTGTGGTCGGTATTTTATGGGGAACGGTGCTTGCGGTTATGCGCCTATCAACCTTTAAACCTATTAGCTGGTTTGCCGCCGCTTATGTTAATACCTTTCGTTCTATCCCATTAGTCATGGTATTGCTGTGGTTTTATTTAATTGTGCCTAACATATTACAAAATGTTCTAGGCCTTTCTCCGAAAAGTGATATCCGTTTAATTTCAGCAATGATAGCGTTCTCTTTATTTGAAGCGGCTTATTACTCTGAAATTATAAGAGCAGGTATCCAAAGTGTTAGCAAAGGACAATTTTCAGCCTCACTCGCGTTAGGTATGACCAAATCACAAACAATGCGTTTAGTGATCTTACCTCAAGCCTTTCGAGCCATGATCCCGCTATTACTGACTCAAGGAATTGTATTATTCCAAGATACATCCTTAGTTTACGTTTTAAGTCTTACTGACTTTTTCAGAACAGCGGCAAATATTGGAGAACGAGATGGAACACAAGTTGAGATGATCCTCTTTGCTGGTTTTGTTTATTTTGTCATTAGTTTCGCCGCTTCGATGTTAGTGAACTTTCTTAAAAAAAGGACTACCTAG
- a CDS encoding amino acid ABC transporter permease, producing the protein MSIDWDWGIFFQEAPFGNTTYLGWLISGFQVTIALSLCAWVIAFLVGSLFGILRTVPNRWLSSLGTVYVELFRNVPLIVQFFTWYLVIPELLPQSIGDWFKMDLAPNVQFFVSSALCLGLFTAARMCEQVRAAINSLPRGQKAAGLALGLTLPQTYRYVLLPNAYRVIIPPMTSEMLNLVKNSAIASTIGLIDMAAQANKLLDYSAKAYESFTAITLAYVFINVIIMLIMSWLEKRVRLPGTAGGQ; encoded by the coding sequence ATGTCGATTGATTGGGATTGGGGGATATTCTTCCAAGAAGCCCCATTCGGAAACACCACATACTTAGGATGGCTGATTTCTGGCTTCCAAGTCACTATTGCCTTATCTCTATGCGCTTGGGTTATCGCCTTTCTTGTCGGTTCTTTATTTGGAATTTTACGCACCGTACCTAATCGTTGGCTTTCAAGCTTAGGCACTGTTTATGTTGAGTTATTCCGTAACGTACCACTTATTGTTCAATTCTTTACGTGGTATCTCGTCATTCCTGAATTATTGCCTCAATCTATTGGCGACTGGTTTAAAATGGACTTAGCGCCCAATGTGCAATTTTTTGTCTCATCAGCACTCTGCTTAGGTTTATTTACCGCAGCACGTATGTGTGAACAAGTTAGAGCCGCAATAAACTCATTACCTCGAGGTCAAAAAGCTGCAGGCTTAGCATTGGGCTTAACTTTACCCCAAACCTATCGTTATGTTTTATTACCCAATGCATACCGCGTCATTATTCCACCAATGACATCCGAAATGCTCAATCTCGTAAAAAACTCAGCGATTGCTTCTACTATCGGACTTATTGATATGGCGGCACAAGCGAATAAACTTCTCGACTATTCAGCAAAAGCGTATGAGTCATTCACTGCTATCACACTCGCCTATGTATTTATCAATGTCATCATTATGCTAATCATGAGTTGGCTTGAAAAACGTGTACGTTTACCCGGCACAGCAGGAGGTCAATAA